A single region of the Ptychodera flava strain L36383 chromosome 9, AS_Pfla_20210202, whole genome shotgun sequence genome encodes:
- the LOC139139964 gene encoding dnaJ homolog subfamily C member 25 homolog — MATFKCIVQAVCLFSLITSATAFIEGLYCGKESCYDVLGVTRDAAKGDISKAYRQLARKYHPDKNKDPGATEKFQAVATAYEILRDDEQRKDYDYMLDNPEETYRHYYRYYRRRYAPKVDVRIVIAVTITVISVVQYFSWWTRYNAAIKYLITVPKYRLKAQEIAQQDGLLDKGKKRGRKSKEELKDEEEAVIRKIIEENMDIRGGYSKPKITDVLWIQLIVWPYYLVEYIFWYAKWVWKFNIKKEPYGIEEKHYLIRKYMGLSAGRYDALEDSQHEEFLQKELWKKANFLVFQKEQEEEMKAKLAENSKYKSYRRYMKRKGPSRMTFED; from the exons ATGGCGACTTTTAAATGTATCGTGCAAGCTGTCTGTCTATTTTCGTTGATAACATCGGCAACTGCCTTCATTGAAGGTCTTTATTGCGGAAAAGAGAGTTGTTACGACG TACTGGGTGTTACCAGAGATGCAGCCAAg GGAGATATCAGCAAAGCATACAGACAATTAGCCAGAAAGTACCATCCTGATAAAAATAAG GATCCAGGAGCCACTGAAAAGTTCCAAGCTGTTGCAACAGCCTATGAAATACTACGGGATGATGAACAAAGGAAAGATTATGACTATATGCTGGATAACCCAG AGGAAACATATCGTCATTACTACAGATATTACAGAAGGCGCTATGCACCAAAAGTAGACGTCCGTATTGTCATTGCAGTTACCATTACAGTCATATCAGTTGTACAG TACTTCAGTTGGTGGACGAGATACAATGCTGCAATAAAATACCTCATTACAGTGCCTAAATATAGGTTAAAA GCACAAGAAATTGCTCAGCAAGATGGTTTGCTTGATAAAGGAAAGAAGAGAGGTAGAAAATCGAAA GAAGAACTCAAAGATGAAGAAGAAGCCGTAATAAGAAaaattattgaagaaaatatgGATATTAG aggTGGATACAGCAAACCCAAAATAACAGATGTTCTGTGGATACAACTCATAGTTTGGCCATATTACCTCGTTGAATATATCTTCTGGTATGCAAAATGGGTTTGGAAATTCAATATTAAAAAAGAGCCCTATGGAATTGAAGAAAAACATTATCTTATACGGAAGTATATGGGTTTATCAGCGGGTAGATATGAT GCTTTAGAGGACAGTCAACATGAAGAATTTTTACAGAAGGAGCTGTGgaaaaaagcaaattttttg GTATTTCAAAAAGAACAAGAAGAAGAAATGAAAGCCAAGCTCgctgaaaattccaaatataaaaGTTATAGGAGGTACATGAAGCGTAAAGGACCGAGTAGAATGACCTTTGAAGACTAG